One Cyanobacteria bacterium GSL.Bin1 genomic window carries:
- a CDS encoding RNase J family beta-CASP ribonuclease: protein MSNNESQPNLRIIPLGGLHEIGKNTCIIEYGDEMILLDAGIGFPSQDMHGINVVLPDMTYLRENRHKIKGMIVTHGHEDHIGGIVYHLQQFDIPVIYGPRLALALLQNKLEEAGIADRTTLKSVLPRDKVQLGRSFSVEYIRNTHSIADSCCVAITTPLGVVIHTGDFKIDHTPVDGEHFDFHRLAEYGEKGVLCLLSDSTNAEVPGHTPSENSVRPNLDRIFAQAEGRLLVTTFASSVHRVRIILELAEKHNRVVGIVGRSMLNVIDHARKLGYIKCSDKLFVSLKEINKTPDERVVILTTGSQGEPLAAMTRISKGEHRQIRIRENDTVVFSAHPIPGNTIGVVNTIDRLMMMGAKVIYGRHQGIHVSGHGSQEDHKLMLALTKPQFFVPFHGEHRMLVKHGEMAQAMGIPKENIVIINNGDVVEVSRDRIQVTDQVQSGIELVDHSGVVHKDIMSERQQLALDGLITVAVAVGADGKVLAQPEVNLRGVVSPLAPTKINQLIVSNVEQSIKKYWSNLATNGNGKPIDTDIDWTELKIEIEGGLKRLVRRELKSQPTTICLLQTPTQEKDVNLKNNKNGTSDPLVKSNGNRNNGTNGNNGTDSKLDFRGRRRRRRSAATLSSQ, encoded by the coding sequence ATGAGTAACAACGAATCACAACCTAACTTGAGAATTATTCCCTTGGGAGGACTCCATGAAATTGGCAAAAATACCTGCATCATTGAATATGGCGATGAAATGATTTTATTGGATGCCGGGATTGGTTTTCCCAGCCAGGACATGCATGGCATTAACGTCGTTTTGCCTGATATGACTTATCTACGGGAAAATCGCCATAAAATTAAAGGGATGATTGTGACCCACGGACACGAAGATCATATTGGAGGAATTGTTTATCATCTACAGCAGTTTGATATCCCCGTGATTTATGGTCCTCGTTTGGCTCTGGCTTTATTGCAAAATAAATTAGAAGAAGCGGGAATTGCTGATCGCACCACCTTAAAATCAGTGCTGCCTCGGGATAAGGTGCAATTAGGACGTTCCTTCTCTGTCGAGTATATTCGCAATACCCACTCCATTGCCGATAGCTGCTGTGTCGCGATTACCACTCCCCTCGGCGTGGTTATTCATACCGGTGACTTCAAAATTGACCATACCCCCGTGGATGGGGAACATTTTGATTTTCATCGCCTTGCCGAATATGGGGAAAAAGGCGTCTTGTGCTTGCTAAGCGACTCTACTAATGCCGAAGTGCCTGGACATACCCCATCTGAAAATTCAGTACGACCCAACCTTGATCGCATCTTTGCCCAAGCAGAAGGACGCTTATTAGTCACCACCTTTGCTTCGTCAGTACACCGGGTTCGCATTATTTTAGAACTGGCAGAAAAACATAACCGTGTTGTGGGAATTGTGGGACGCTCAATGTTAAACGTGATTGACCATGCCCGGAAATTAGGTTATATCAAATGTTCGGACAAGTTATTTGTTTCTCTTAAAGAGATTAATAAGACCCCGGATGAGCGAGTGGTGATTTTAACGACGGGCTCTCAGGGAGAACCGTTAGCGGCAATGACCCGGATCTCAAAAGGAGAACATCGTCAGATCAGAATTCGGGAAAATGACACAGTTGTCTTTTCTGCTCACCCGATTCCCGGCAATACCATTGGTGTTGTTAATACCATTGATCGGCTGATGATGATGGGCGCAAAAGTGATCTATGGTCGGCATCAAGGTATTCATGTATCGGGACATGGCTCCCAAGAAGATCACAAATTAATGTTGGCGTTAACGAAGCCACAGTTCTTTGTCCCTTTTCACGGTGAACATCGGATGTTGGTCAAACATGGCGAAATGGCACAAGCGATGGGCATTCCCAAAGAAAATATTGTCATTATTAATAATGGGGATGTGGTCGAAGTCTCGCGCGATCGCATTCAAGTAACGGATCAAGTGCAATCCGGCATTGAACTGGTGGATCATTCCGGTGTAGTACATAAAGATATTATGAGCGAACGTCAACAACTGGCGTTGGATGGTCTGATTACAGTTGCCGTTGCTGTGGGAGCTGATGGTAAAGTGTTGGCGCAACCGGAAGTTAATCTACGAGGTGTAGTCAGTCCTCTCGCACCAACAAAAATTAATCAGTTAATTGTCAGCAATGTTGAGCAAAGTATCAAAAAGTATTGGAGTAATTTAGCAACCAATGGTAATGGCAAGCCCATAGATACTGATATTGACTGGACAGAGTTGAAAATAGAAATTGAAGGTGGATTAAAGCGATTAGTCCGACGGGAATTGAAGAGTCAACCCACCACCATTTGTTTGCTGCAAACCCCAACTCAAGAAAAAGATGTGAACCTGAAAAAC
- a CDS encoding aspartate-semialdehyde dehydrogenase: MSAGIRVAILGATGAVGKELIQLLEERSFPVSQLKLLASSRSAGQAIPFRGKTLTVEAVSADAFKDVDLVLASAGGATSKEWAQTIVDSGAVMVDNSSAFRMAENVPLVVPEINPQAAAQHQGIIANPNCTTILMGLAVYPLHQVQPIQRLLVATYQSASGAGAKAMAEVKAQAQAILNDETPNTEAFPYPLAFNVFPHNSPLNEQGYCQEEIKMVKETRKIFGSPELRISPTCVRVPVLRAHSEAINLEFAEPFPVGKAKAILEEAPGVAVREDWEKNYFPMPNEATGKDEVLVGRIRQDISHPCGLELWLSGDQIRKGAALNAVQIAELLVKEKLLHSTQSAVSV; the protein is encoded by the coding sequence TTGTCAGCAGGAATTCGTGTCGCAATTTTAGGCGCTACCGGCGCTGTGGGAAAAGAATTAATTCAGCTTTTAGAAGAACGTTCTTTTCCGGTGAGTCAATTGAAATTACTTGCCTCTAGTCGTTCTGCCGGTCAAGCAATTCCCTTTCGGGGAAAGACTCTAACCGTGGAGGCAGTTAGCGCAGACGCCTTTAAGGATGTCGATTTAGTTTTAGCGTCTGCTGGTGGTGCCACCAGTAAGGAGTGGGCGCAAACCATTGTCGATAGTGGTGCGGTCATGGTAGATAATTCCAGTGCTTTCCGGATGGCAGAAAATGTCCCGCTGGTTGTCCCAGAAATTAACCCGCAAGCGGCAGCCCAACATCAAGGAATCATTGCGAATCCGAATTGCACCACAATTCTGATGGGTCTAGCTGTGTATCCGTTACACCAAGTCCAGCCCATCCAGCGCTTGCTTGTGGCAACTTATCAATCGGCTTCTGGGGCTGGGGCAAAAGCAATGGCAGAGGTTAAAGCCCAAGCCCAAGCGATTTTAAATGATGAGACCCCAAATACAGAAGCATTTCCCTATCCGTTAGCCTTTAATGTTTTCCCGCACAATTCGCCTTTAAACGAACAAGGATATTGTCAAGAAGAAATCAAAATGGTGAAAGAAACGCGAAAAATTTTTGGCAGTCCAGAGTTACGCATTAGCCCCACTTGTGTCCGCGTTCCCGTTTTACGGGCGCATTCAGAAGCGATTAATTTAGAATTTGCCGAACCCTTCCCGGTGGGAAAAGCCAAAGCCATCTTGGAAGAAGCACCAGGAGTCGCAGTGCGTGAAGATTGGGAAAAGAATTACTTCCCGATGCCCAACGAAGCCACCGGAAAAGATGAAGTATTGGTGGGACGCATTCGCCAAGACATTTCCCATCCCTGTGGGTTAGAGTTGTGGTTAAGTGGCGATCAAATTCGCAAAGGAGCAGCATTAAATGCGGTACAGATTGCTGAGTTGCTCGTGAAGGAAAAATTATTGCACTCAACTCAATCTGCCGTATCGGTATAA
- the dapA gene encoding 4-hydroxy-tetrahydrodipicolinate synthase: protein MTSVDFGQVLTAMVTPFTAEGAVNYSVAEQLADYLVSHGTETLVVCGTTGESPTLTWEEEYELFQVVQKAVGNRGKIMAGTGSNSTHEAIAATEKAAKLGLDGSLQVVPYYSKPPQSGLYQHFSAIAQASPDLPMMLYNIPGRTGRNLEPATVAKLAQIENIVAIKEASGDLDQVSEIRASTPSDFGIYSGDDSLTLPLLAVGGNGVVSIASHLVGQPLQQMITDFKQGQLEKAQQAHLKFFPLFRSLFLSTNPIPVKTALRLQGWNVGALRSPLLELPPDLETQLKDVLKKLSLL from the coding sequence ATGACAAGTGTGGACTTTGGACAAGTGCTAACCGCAATGGTAACGCCTTTCACAGCGGAAGGAGCAGTGAATTATTCCGTTGCGGAACAATTAGCCGATTATTTAGTCAGCCACGGAACGGAAACTTTGGTCGTGTGTGGCACAACGGGGGAATCTCCCACCCTAACTTGGGAAGAAGAATACGAGTTATTCCAAGTGGTGCAAAAAGCAGTGGGGAACCGCGGTAAAATCATGGCGGGGACCGGATCGAATTCTACCCATGAGGCGATCGCAGCAACGGAAAAAGCCGCTAAACTAGGGCTAGACGGCAGCTTACAAGTCGTTCCTTATTATAGTAAGCCCCCCCAATCCGGATTGTATCAACACTTTAGCGCGATCGCGCAGGCAAGCCCCGACTTGCCCATGATGCTCTATAATATTCCTGGTCGCACCGGACGGAACTTGGAACCAGCAACCGTTGCCAAACTGGCTCAAATTGAAAATATTGTTGCGATCAAAGAAGCTAGCGGTGATTTAGACCAAGTCTCAGAAATTCGCGCTTCTACTCCCAGCGATTTTGGCATTTACTCCGGTGACGATTCTCTGACTCTACCCCTCTTAGCCGTTGGTGGCAATGGCGTCGTTAGTATTGCCAGTCATCTGGTGGGACAACCATTGCAGCAGATGATTACTGACTTTAAACAGGGTCAATTAGAAAAAGCACAACAAGCCCACCTTAAATTCTTTCCTCTATTTCGCTCTTTATTTTTATCGACCAATCCCATTCCTGTCAAAACAGCATTGCGGTTGCAAGGTTGGAATGTCGGCGCGCTGCGATCGCCGCTCTTAGAATTACCCCCCGATTTAGAAACTCAATTAAAGGATGTTTTAAAAAAGTTATCGCTACTGTAA